The sequence TCTTCTAGCATATTTTGATTTTTAGTAAGACGATTCATAGCAAAAAATGCACCTCCTACAATTCCGGCTTGATAAAATGTATACAAGAAAACACCAGATGACGTAGGATCAGATTTTGTAAAACTCAATACAAGCATTGTAAAAAACACAAATGTTCCAACAAATGTAACTATTCTATTTACAATTCCAGTATTCATTCCAACGATTCTTTTGGTAGCTGCTGCCATCAAACCAATACTTGTGATTATTAGAAAAGTAGCTCCACCGTTTGCAGTAATGAAATTATTTATCCAAGGTAACAATCCATCATCCAATATTTCCATATCAGGCATTATACTACCGCCATTAATTGCAAAATTCACAGAACTGAACATCCCACCAATTACAAAAAAGAACAAGAATAGTTTTACAATTGATCTTTTGATTGGACTGCGAATCTCTGAAGGTTTTACCGCCCTTTCAGTGATTCTTATCCCATAAAGGAACCCTACAGCCATAGCAGGGAAAAACATGATGTTGATAAGAATTGGAGATTCTTTGTTAATTGTCTCAATTTGCGGGTGAAAAATTAGAAACAACAGAATGGCAAGAGATGCTGAGGATACAAATAGAATTAGCCCCATATGACTACGCACGCTTGACTCTTGTTGATAATCATCCCAATTAGACACATTACATGCTCAAAAGAAAATAATTAAAAACCAAATCGGAAAATCATTTGCTCAAATAATCAATTCTCTTTACCCTTTTTTAGTAGAATCAAGAAAAAAAGTCATGAAAGGCGGAAAAACTCTCATAATAATTGGAATTATAATTGGAATATTTGGTTTGATTTTTCATCTCCAAGGTCAATCTATAGTCGGGCCAGAAACATCTTTCATGTATGCAAACCCAGAATGGACAAGTTATGGTTTGCAGATAATTATTGTCGGAATATTAATTTCAGGTATTGGATTTACAATTCTCAAAAAAAATTAAGTTGTTACACGAAGAGTAATTGTACTTCGAATGTTTGGCAATTTTCTAATTTTAGATGTAATTATTTCGTTAATTTGAGAAGCAGAATCAGTTACAAATTCTGCCACAACATCATAACTCCCATAAGTAATTAGACAACTTTTCACTTCGGGAATTTTTTTTAATTGTGAATACAATGATTGCTCTTCTCCGATCTCACAACTAATCAGCATGTATGCTCTTTCCATCTAAATCATATTTTCTTAAAAAAACACCAACTTAAAGACATCTAAGAAATTATTCTTTCAAAACAGATCTCAAAATCCAGCAATCATTGGATCTTGAGGTTTCATTATCTCTCTTAACAAAATTGTTGCAAAAGATCCTCTAGATAATGAAAATTCTACTACATCACCATGTGCAGAATAATCTGAACATTGTATCGCAGCTTGTCTAAACCCACCCTCACTACTTGCTTCTTGCATCTCTTTAATGAAGAAATCTTTGGGAGAAATTTCTTCTTGTTGTAGAACTTTGGAAATTTGAAAATCAAATCGTGTTTTTTTATAATATGAATAACCAACAAATGGTAACGCTAAATTTTGATCCATTCCTTTAACATATTTTCCAATAATACCATGATTATCAAAGCAAACATCTCCTGTTTGTGCTTCAAAGAGATCCTCACCTTCTAAAAATGCAGCACTCAAAGATTGATTGAAAATAAAAGACTGGTAAGCCTGAATGTAAAATCGTCTTAATGAGACAGGGATTGCCCTAATGGCACGAATTGGTTCTCCATGTTCAATCATTTCCTTTAGAACAATTCTTTCAATATCCATTTGAATTGGAACCTGATCAAAATATTGCTGATAATTTGCCTTGTCAGATAATTTTTGACGGATTTCAGTATTTTCTTTAGAGTCATATGAAGAAGTAAAGGATAAAATCAAATCAACAGTTTTTACAAAATCTTGCTGTAAAATGGCCTTACCAATATGATGTGTGACTGGTCTTTTTGAGCCAAACCTCTGATATCCATAGAAATTAAGAATTTTTTCATATTCTGTAAAAGATTCTAATTTATTTTGACAATCAGATATTTTCAATTTAAAATGATTACCAACCATATCCTTTTTTGATAGCGGTTTTTTTACAAAACCCAAGTGCTCTAGAGAATATTTGTCACTTGAGAAATTCTCTATTGGTTTTCCCTTATTTCCAGAGCAAACAAATTGCTCTGTAACTGCGGATGCATCTTTTAATCCAAGGGATTTTAATCTAATTCCTTTTTGTCTAAAAATTCCAGATAGTGCATGATTGGTGTCAATTTTTTTCTTTTTTAATTTATACACAGCATATCCATGTTCATCACCAATTGATTTTTTAGATTTCTCAGAAATTAATTCACTAACTTGGAAATCTTCAGGTTCAACTCTAATCTTACCCCCAATGCCAGGAAATTTAGTACTGTAAACTAAAATCCCAATTTGAGAATCTAAGTCAGGTATCACTCTATTGTCACTGTGACATATTTGCTAATTGCAACATCAGATAATTGTGCACCTACTAGAACTTTGTATGTCCCAGGAATTGCATCGTCTGCAGTATTAATGATAAGTGAAATTGGACGAGGGGCATCTGAATCAAGTTGGAATGTTTTTGGCGCATCAATTAATTCGATATTCAAAAAATCATGTGTTGAAGATAAAATTAATGAAACGCCAAGTAGATCTTTTTGAGACAAAGAAGACACAACAAAGTCAATAGGTTTTGAATTTCCAGGGGTGGTGATTATAGAAGATGAAGATAATTGTATTTCCAATGGTAATGGAATAGAGGTGTCAACTACTCCAATATTGTTTTCTGCCCATTCAGTAAACCAAATTTTTTCACCATCAATAGTAAAATCAAAGATTTGAGCAACACCGCAATCAGCCAACATCATACCGGTTCCAGGGTCACAATCAGCCCAGTTTGGATTCTTTGAAGGAACATGATATTCAACAAGTGATTGAGATTTGGGATCCATTACAGAGATATTATTTGCAGTTTGTTCATTGAAGATGATTCTACCTTGGTTATCGGATTCAATCCAATAAGGTCTGGATATAGGCGTCTTTACAACGCCTGTCTGATTACCATATGTGCTCAACATAGGATCAGATGTCACATATTGTACGAAACTCTCAGTCATAGGATCGAAATTAAAGAACGATGATGATGTTGTATCAGCCATCCAAATTGTTCCATCATCTGCTGCTGCAATACCATTAGGAGTAAGAAGGGTTACAGGTAATCGGTATATTTCAATAAAGTCAATTAATGGAAGAAATTTTTCATTCGAAGTTGCAACAGCGTTAAGGTAACTATTTTGATCAAACTTTACTAAAACTCCTCCTTGCTGATACAACCAATTAGTATACCAGACATTATCATTTGCATCAACTGCAAAGTCTGCAGTTACAGAGTCATTGGTTGGAGATGGGATACTAAGATAATTTACTTCCTCACCGGATTGATTAGGATCTAAAAATGTGAGTTTGTTTCCAGTAAAATCATTTATTATTATTTGAGAACCATCAACTAGTAGTTTTTGAGGTAATGAATCCCCTTCAGACGGATAAGATAATCTATCATAGGTCTCATCAATAGTTGAGAATTTCCATATGGAATCATAAGATTCATCAGTGTACCATATAGAACCATCAGGTGCATAGTCCATTCCCCACATCATTGAGCGTCCACCTTGAGGCCACATTGGATTTTCATATTCAGTAAATGTTTTTGAGTTAGGATCAAACTTTGAAATTTTACCAGTATTAGTTTGAGCAAACCACACATTTCCATCATAATCAGTTATAATTGCAAGTGGATTTGTACATAAGGTTGGAATTGAATATTCTTGAACATAATTTGTAGACTGGGCATTACTTGAACCGCAAAATTGTGCACGTTGCTCATCTGGGAAATTATCAGCAGGAGTTCCAGTAACTGAAACTTCTGGAGAGTCAGTACCTGGATCAATTCCAGGCAATGTCAGCAATACAGTAGATGAAAGTAAAATGAATCCGAAAAATATGGTAACTATAACACCTTTTTTCTTCATATTAGAAAAAATATTGAGCCTTGTTATATCTTATTCCAAGTAATTGTTATAATAATTTCAGATCCCCTGTTATTTTATCAATCAAGTTTTCAGGAGCAGGACCAATTGAGATGCATGTTGTAGTGCCAGGAGCCAACTGAGTGTGGCCAGCATCAGACACTTCAGACCAAGGTAGATTCAAATCAATTGCATGGCGTTTTACCTCTTGCAATTCTTTAATTCCAGACACTTTGACTACCACTTTTTCTTGTCCACCCCACCATTTTTGATACCATTCAGGGTGAGATTTTCTAACATGTTCTGCACCAAGCACACATGCATGACCCACTTGGGCTGCAATTTTGCCTTTACCCATATCTAGATCAGTTCTAACTACAATTACCTGTTTGATGTCTCCCACAAGTAAGCTTGAAAATGGTAAAATGAAAGTCTTTTGAATTTGGATTAATCTGAATTACGTTTAGAGATCTTTGCTTAATTCAAGACGATTTACATCAGTCTTTTCTTCCTCAGTTGATTTCTCTGTGGTGTCATCAGTCTTTTCTTCCTCAGTTGATTTCTCTGTGGTGTCATCAGTCTTTTCTTCCTCAGTTGATTTCTCTGTGGTGTCGTCAGTTGATTTCTCTGTGGTGTCATCAGTTGATTTCTCTGTGGTGTCATCAGTTGATTTCTCTGTGGTGTCATCAGTTGATTTCTCTGTGGTGTCATCAGTTGATTTCTCTGTGGTGTCATCAGTCTTTTCTTCCTCAGTTGATTTCTCTGTGGTGTCATCAGTCTTTTCTTCCTCAGTTGATTTCTCTGTGGTGTCATCAGTCTTTTCTTCCTCAGTTGATTTCTCTGTGGTGTCGTCAGTCTTTTCTTCCTCAGTTGATTTCTCTGTGGTGTCGTCAGTTGATTTCTCTGTGGTGTCATCAGTTGATTTCTCTGTGGTGTCATCAGTTGATTTCTCTGTGGTGTCGTCAGTTGATTTCTCTGTGGTGTCGTCAGTTGATTTCTCTGTGGTGTCGTCAGTCTTTTCTTCCTCAGTTGATTTCTCTGTGGTGTCATCAGTCTTTTCTTCCTCAGTTGATTTCTCTGTGGTGTCGTCAGTCTTTTCTTTCCTCAGTTGATTTCTCTGTGGTGTCGTCAGTCTTTTCTTCCTCAGTTGATTTCTCTGTGGTGTCGTCAGTTGATTTCTCTGTGGTGTCGTCAGTTGATTTCTCTGTGGTGTCATCAGTCTTTTCTTCTACGACATCAATCATAGCGTCATTTACTACTTGAACGGTTCTGATTTGCTCCTCTGCTGGAAGTGCCAAGGAATCAGATACATTGTATGTTACTGTGTAGTTTCCAAGTATAGCAGTGTTTACTGCTGTAGAGTTTATCACAATAGAGCCGCTGATGTCTCCGTCCTCAAGGTCTGTTGCAGTGGCATTGAGTTCAGTGTAATCACCATCTAGTGTAATTATTTGTGGGTTTGTTCCATTTAGCACAATTACGGGTGCTGTGTTGACATCAATGATAACATCATTTTGAGATTTTAGATCTACATTTTCATCTTCAGTCTTTTCTTCTTCAGATGATTCTTCAGATGATTCTTCAGATGATTCTTCAGATGATTCTTCAGATGATTCTTCAGATGATTCTTCAGATGATTCTTCAGATGATTCTTCAGATGATTCTTCAGATGATTCTTCAGATGATTCTTCAGATGATTCTTCAGATGATTCTTCAGATGATTCTTCAGATGATTCTTCAGATGATTCTTCTACAAGATCATCAATTAATTCTGATTTAATTGCTGCAGTGGTAAATTCAGATATCTGAGAATCTAGACTATCTAAAATATTTAAAACAGCGACAATTGTCCATGCTTTTTCATAACTGTGAATTGCCTTGTCATATTTACCGTCATCCTCATAATCTAGACCTTTCTCAAAGTTATCAACTGCCTTTTGGATTAATTTTGTGAATTTTCCATCAGTGTTTGCTGCTTGGGCTTGAGATATTGCATTTTCTGCAAATGTCTTATCAATTAGAGTGATCTGATCAATTATTTCTTGAATAAAGTTTAGGAATGATTCAGACTCTTTGTCTTGTTTTATAATATTCATTAATCTCTTTACAGCTTTTTCTTCTTCATGGATTGAATGCTTTCCTTGTTTTGGATCTAGTGTATTTTCATCTATCCAGTATTTCTGATCAAGACTTTTCTTGACGTCCTGTACTGCCCTATCAATACGCTTAACAGTTTGTTGTGATTCAGCTGAGGATTTTAGATTCTTTAATTCATCAATTATTGCTTGTTTTTGTTGCTGAACTGTTTGAACAGAAGATACATCATTAATTCCAACACTAACTGTATCTGGATCAGATGAGGCACCTTCATCATCAGTTACAACTAGTGAGAAGACAAGTGTCTCACCTGGGGATTCTACTAAAGGTGCTGTGAATGTTGGGGAAGATGCAGTTACATCAGATAAGATAATTCCTGTGGGGGCAGTCCATGCATATGATATGATTGTTCCATCAGAGTCAGATGATCCCGTTGAAAGTAATGTGACAATTACACCTTCATCAGCTGGATTTGGTGTTGCGCTAGCCTTTGCTGTTGGAGGATTATTGGCACTTTCTTCAATTGTTATGTTTTTAGTTGATTCATTGTTGCTTGGGTTTGGATCACTCTCATCTGCTGAAACTGTTGCAGTGTTGGATATTACTCCAGACACTCCAGAATTAACTAGTGTGGTAATTGTGATGGTTTCATCTGATCC comes from Nitrosopumilus oxyclinae and encodes:
- the truD gene encoding tRNA pseudouridine(13) synthase TruD, whose translation is MIPDLDSQIGILVYSTKFPGIGGKIRVEPEDFQVSELISEKSKKSIGDEHGYAVYKLKKKKIDTNHALSGIFRQKGIRLKSLGLKDASAVTEQFVCSGNKGKPIENFSSDKYSLEHLGFVKKPLSKKDMVGNHFKLKISDCQNKLESFTEYEKILNFYGYQRFGSKRPVTHHIGKAILQQDFVKTVDLILSFTSSYDSKENTEIRQKLSDKANYQQYFDQVPIQMDIERIVLKEMIEHGEPIRAIRAIPVSLRRFYIQAYQSFIFNQSLSAAFLEGEDLFEAQTGDVCFDNHGIIGKYVKGMDQNLALPFVGYSYYKKTRFDFQISKVLQQEEISPKDFFIKEMQEASSEGGFRQAAIQCSDYSAHGDVVEFSLSRGSFATILLREIMKPQDPMIAGF
- a CDS encoding lyase yields the protein MKKKGVIVTIFFGFILLSSTVLLTLPGIDPGTDSPEVSVTGTPADNFPDEQRAQFCGSSNAQSTNYVQEYSIPTLCTNPLAIITDYDGNVWFAQTNTGKISKFDPNSKTFTEYENPMWPQGGRSMMWGMDYAPDGSIWYTDESYDSIWKFSTIDETYDRLSYPSEGDSLPQKLLVDGSQIIINDFTGNKLTFLDPNQSGEEVNYLSIPSPTNDSVTADFAVDANDNVWYTNWLYQQGGVLVKFDQNSYLNAVATSNEKFLPLIDFIEIYRLPVTLLTPNGIAAADDGTIWMADTTSSSFFNFDPMTESFVQYVTSDPMLSTYGNQTGVVKTPISRPYWIESDNQGRIIFNEQTANNISVMDPKSQSLVEYHVPSKNPNWADCDPGTGMMLADCGVAQIFDFTIDGEKIWFTEWAENNIGVVDTSIPLPLEIQLSSSSIITTPGNSKPIDFVVSSLSQKDLLGVSLILSSTHDFLNIELIDAPKTFQLDSDAPRPISLIINTADDAIPGTYKVLVGAQLSDVAISKYVTVTIE
- the pth2 gene encoding peptidyl-tRNA hydrolase Pth2 codes for the protein MGDIKQVIVVRTDLDMGKGKIAAQVGHACVLGAEHVRKSHPEWYQKWWGGQEKVVVKVSGIKELQEVKRHAIDLNLPWSEVSDAGHTQLAPGTTTCISIGPAPENLIDKITGDLKLL
- a CDS encoding Lrp/AsnC ligand binding domain-containing protein — translated: MERAYMLISCEIGEEQSLYSQLKKIPEVKSCLITYGSYDVVAEFVTDSASQINEIITSKIRKLPNIRSTITLRVTT